Proteins encoded by one window of Nasonia vitripennis strain AsymCx chromosome 5, Nvit_psr_1.1, whole genome shotgun sequence:
- the LOC103316253 gene encoding uncharacterized protein LOC103316253 isoform X2, with protein MAPWKDHQENINPLQQRYYSSVKSARPRHTLPISKPSCTFSKSQLKIIKNFERNTSSLTPTSKSKFSQRRDALVCNKLAKPPISSGIPPNVQNNIQSHPNSETAEVVNQQQEVHKHTSPPKRQRLEKVNDANDPHTSEERIEELYNGVQMQYHTNIQATTMPIPLNLTVHTGPEVPPKLANTPSGLGREQQNNGTYSFAMKLTQNNTEDFFESLKLDNIRLRKKHLTYLESEYRNNVDGITYSEAMQELKKEVNILKQSIERSERIRLDIAETKAILRLGKYICKKCKRGYEKPGNIFNHILASHPEIVEEYKLAQMNHTASTVIDDGASSLSSHSHSIHSHITLMDSTVSPQRVANAAFNLQKENSNQTQTERNPARKNISSRRNVNTRPEHALAKTTNPRMYLQTTAEIMPDNPLWKRIEINFVPRKPVDFLGHKSFELFEKNERMIRNWMKKSRSNNLTTRTNKNINITPRVVSGKNTTFHDGSVQINKYYLDLLYNKAELEQINHCYANKKIMDLCESCLNKLVEFQAKQYAVSKAAYDEYKKITESNSLSNEKKRSKIKKIINTRDEYSLIRERLQSVNAKRGLFKLNAVVVKYNRNYFVLLQKAFNDTNIQDYVQLDESNRPEYNLGIYCSKLMDDIVNEFLVQVTVICMNFAYQKRQVTLTKELLSQYQASFKMTNKDATYLEPCSRMEFYFEKNYMNLLPKDKNLEELIIDCLLRHCFGDNNTMHESLDELIFEHLKSPQPIFKFLMYMKFTTPYLKMITVLLLLFLFQLSVEVLKLKKEKKNKCLVTFEELIEACEIVGVFGSSYLHNLKKSYTQYFEAFVLQS; from the exons ATGGCACCGTGGAAGGACCaccaagaaaatataaatccGTTGCAGCAACGTTATTATTCTTCAGTAAAATCAG cACGGCCGCGTCATACACTCCCCATTTCTAAACCTTCATGCACTTTTTCAAAGTCACAACTCAAGattattaaaaactttgaaaGAAATACATCATCATTAACTCCGACATCCAAATCAAAGTTTTCTCAACGCCGTGATGCGTTAGTCTGTAATAAACTCGCAAAGCCTCCAATAAGTAGTGGAATACCGCCAAATGTCCAGAATAATATCCAGTCACATCCCAATTCCGAAACGGCTGAAGTAGTAAATCAACAACAAGAGGTGCACAAACACACCTCGCCACCTAAAAGACAACGCCTTGAAAAAGTGAACGATGCAAACGATCCTCATACAAGCGAAGAAAGAATTGAAGAACTTTACAATGGCGTTC AGATGCAATACCACACCAACATCCAGGCAACTACTATGCCTATACCATTAAACTTGACTGTTCATACCGGTCCAGAGGTACCACCGAAACTTGCAAATACAC CTTCTGGATTAGGAAGAGAACAGCAAAACAATGGGACTTATTCTTttgcaatgaaactaactCAAAATAATACTGAAGACTTCTTCGAGTCTTTAAAGCTTGATAATATAagattaagaaaaaaacatctaaCATATTTAGAGTCTGAATACCGCAATAATGTAGACGGCATAACGTACTCTGAAGCTATGcaagaattgaaaaaagaagtaaataTACTCAAGCAAAGCATAGAACGTTCAGAACGAATCAGGTTAGATATTGCAGAGACAAAAGCGATCCTGAGATTAGGAAAATACatctgtaaaaaatgtaaaagagGATATGAAAAACCaggaaatattttcaatcataTATTAGCTTCTCATCCAGAAATCGTCGAAGAATATAAACTTGCTCAAATGAATCATACAGCGAGTACAGTAATAGATGATGGAG CATCTTCGTTGTCATCCCACTCGCATAGCATTCACAGCCATATTACTTTGATGGATAGCACCGTATCGCCACAACGAGTAGCCAACGCTG CTTTCAATTTACAGAAAGAAAACAGTAACCAAACACAAACCGAAAGAAATCCAGCAAGGAAAAACATTTCAAGTAGACGTAACGTAAATACACGACCTGAGCATGCACTGGCCAAGACTACAAATCCGCGAATGTACTTACAAACTACCGCTGAAATCATGCCGGACAATCCGTTATGGAAAAggattgaaataaattttgtaccGCGAAAACCGGTTGACTTTCTTGGACATAAGTCCTTCGAATTATttgagaaaaatgaaagaatgaTAAGAAATTGGATGAAAAAGAGCAGATCCAATAATCTTACCACTCGTAcgaacaaaaatataaatatcacTCCTCGAGTAGTTTCTGGTAAAAATACGACTTTTCATGATGGCAGTGtccaaataaataaatattacttAGATTTACTTTATAACAAAGCCGAGTTAGAGCAAATTAATCATTGTtacgcaaataaaaaaatcatggatCTTTGCGAGAGTTGCTTAAACAAATTAGTTGAGTTTCAGGCAAAGCAGTATGCAGTGAGCAAAGCTGCTTATGATGAGTATAAGAAAATAACAGAGAGTAATTCGTTGAGCAATGAGAAGAAGAgaagtaaaatcaaaaaaataattaacacGAGGGACGAGTATAGTCTCATAAGAGAACGCTTGCAGAGTGTAAACGCAAAAAGAGGCCTTTTTAAACTGAATGCAGTAGTGGTAAAGTACAACAGAAACTATTTCGTATTACTTCAAAAAGCTTTTAATGATACAAACATTCAAGACTATGTTCAATTAGATGAATCCAACCGACCTGAATACAATCTGGGTATTTATTGCTCTAAGTTAATGGATGACATTGTTAATGAATTTCTCGTGCAAGTTACTGTAATATGCATGAATTTCGCATATCAGAAGCGTCAAGTAACGTTGACTAAGGAGCTTCTAAGTCAATATCAAGCATCGTTCAAAATGACAAACAAAGATGCAACGTATCTTGAACCTTGTTCGCGTATGGAATTTTATTTCgagaaaaattatatgaaCTTATTACCCAAGGATAAGAATTTAGAAGAATTAATTATTGATTGTTTACTACGACACTGTTTCGGCGATAACAATACGATGCACGAAAGTTTAGACGAACTTATATTTGAGCACCTCAAGTCACCACAGCcgatatttaaatttctaatGTATATGAAGTTCACAACGCCTTATTTGAAAATGATCACGgttttattgttactgttTTTATTCCAGCTTTCGGTTGAAGtacttaaattgaaaaaagaaaaaaaaaataaatgtttggTGACTTTCGAAGAATTGATAGAGGCATGCGAGATAGTAGGGGTTTTCGGTTCCAGTTACCtacataatctaaaaaaatcatatacaCAATACTTTGAAGCTTTTGTACTGCAATCAtga
- the LOC103316253 gene encoding uncharacterized protein LOC103316253 isoform X4, producing the protein MAPWKDHQENINPLQQRYYSSVKSARPRHTLPISKPSCTFSKSQLKIIKNFERNTSSLTPTSKSKFSQRRDALVCNKLAKPPISSGIPPNVQNNIQSHPNSETAEVVNQQQEVHKHTSPPKRQRLEKVNDANDPHTSEERIEELYNGVQMQYHTNIQATTMPIPLNLTVHTGPEVPPKLANTPSGLGREQQNNGTYSFAMKLTQNNTEDFFESLKLDNIRLRKKHLTYLESEYRNNVDGITYSEAMQELKKEVNILKQSIERSERIRLDIAETKAILRLGKYICKKCKRGYEKPGNIFNHILASHPEIVEEYKLAQMNHTASTVIDDGASSLSSHSHSIHSHITLMDSTVSPQRVANAAFNLQKENSNQTQTERNPARKNISSRRNVNTRPEHALAKTTNPRMYLQTTAEIMPDNPLWKRIEINFVPRKPVDFLGHKSFELFEKNERMIRNWMKKSRSNNLTTRTNKNINITPRVVSGKNTTFHDGSVQINKYYLDLLYNKAELEQINHCYANKKIMDLCESCLNKLVEFQAKQYAVSKAAYDEYKKITESNSLSNEKKRSKIKKIINTRDEYSLIRERLQSVNAKRGLFKLNAVVMNPTDLNTIWVFIALS; encoded by the exons ATGGCACCGTGGAAGGACCaccaagaaaatataaatccGTTGCAGCAACGTTATTATTCTTCAGTAAAATCAG cACGGCCGCGTCATACACTCCCCATTTCTAAACCTTCATGCACTTTTTCAAAGTCACAACTCAAGattattaaaaactttgaaaGAAATACATCATCATTAACTCCGACATCCAAATCAAAGTTTTCTCAACGCCGTGATGCGTTAGTCTGTAATAAACTCGCAAAGCCTCCAATAAGTAGTGGAATACCGCCAAATGTCCAGAATAATATCCAGTCACATCCCAATTCCGAAACGGCTGAAGTAGTAAATCAACAACAAGAGGTGCACAAACACACCTCGCCACCTAAAAGACAACGCCTTGAAAAAGTGAACGATGCAAACGATCCTCATACAAGCGAAGAAAGAATTGAAGAACTTTACAATGGCGTTC AGATGCAATACCACACCAACATCCAGGCAACTACTATGCCTATACCATTAAACTTGACTGTTCATACCGGTCCAGAGGTACCACCGAAACTTGCAAATACAC CTTCTGGATTAGGAAGAGAACAGCAAAACAATGGGACTTATTCTTttgcaatgaaactaactCAAAATAATACTGAAGACTTCTTCGAGTCTTTAAAGCTTGATAATATAagattaagaaaaaaacatctaaCATATTTAGAGTCTGAATACCGCAATAATGTAGACGGCATAACGTACTCTGAAGCTATGcaagaattgaaaaaagaagtaaataTACTCAAGCAAAGCATAGAACGTTCAGAACGAATCAGGTTAGATATTGCAGAGACAAAAGCGATCCTGAGATTAGGAAAATACatctgtaaaaaatgtaaaagagGATATGAAAAACCaggaaatattttcaatcataTATTAGCTTCTCATCCAGAAATCGTCGAAGAATATAAACTTGCTCAAATGAATCATACAGCGAGTACAGTAATAGATGATGGAG CATCTTCGTTGTCATCCCACTCGCATAGCATTCACAGCCATATTACTTTGATGGATAGCACCGTATCGCCACAACGAGTAGCCAACGCTG CTTTCAATTTACAGAAAGAAAACAGTAACCAAACACAAACCGAAAGAAATCCAGCAAGGAAAAACATTTCAAGTAGACGTAACGTAAATACACGACCTGAGCATGCACTGGCCAAGACTACAAATCCGCGAATGTACTTACAAACTACCGCTGAAATCATGCCGGACAATCCGTTATGGAAAAggattgaaataaattttgtaccGCGAAAACCGGTTGACTTTCTTGGACATAAGTCCTTCGAATTATttgagaaaaatgaaagaatgaTAAGAAATTGGATGAAAAAGAGCAGATCCAATAATCTTACCACTCGTAcgaacaaaaatataaatatcacTCCTCGAGTAGTTTCTGGTAAAAATACGACTTTTCATGATGGCAGTGtccaaataaataaatattacttAGATTTACTTTATAACAAAGCCGAGTTAGAGCAAATTAATCATTGTtacgcaaataaaaaaatcatggatCTTTGCGAGAGTTGCTTAAACAAATTAGTTGAGTTTCAGGCAAAGCAGTATGCAGTGAGCAAAGCTGCTTATGATGAGTATAAGAAAATAACAGAGAGTAATTCGTTGAGCAATGAGAAGAAGAgaagtaaaatcaaaaaaataattaacacGAGGGACGAGTATAGTCTCATAAGAGAACGCTTGCAGAGTGTAAACGCAAAAAGAGGCCTTTTTAAACTGAATGCAGTAGTG ATGAATCCAACCGACCTGAATACAATCTGGGTATTTATTGCTCTAAGTTAA
- the LOC103316253 gene encoding uncharacterized protein LOC103316253 isoform X1 — translation MAPWKDHQENINPLQQRYYSSVKSGSMLSFNRFARPRHTLPISKPSCTFSKSQLKIIKNFERNTSSLTPTSKSKFSQRRDALVCNKLAKPPISSGIPPNVQNNIQSHPNSETAEVVNQQQEVHKHTSPPKRQRLEKVNDANDPHTSEERIEELYNGVQMQYHTNIQATTMPIPLNLTVHTGPEVPPKLANTPSGLGREQQNNGTYSFAMKLTQNNTEDFFESLKLDNIRLRKKHLTYLESEYRNNVDGITYSEAMQELKKEVNILKQSIERSERIRLDIAETKAILRLGKYICKKCKRGYEKPGNIFNHILASHPEIVEEYKLAQMNHTASTVIDDGASSLSSHSHSIHSHITLMDSTVSPQRVANAAFNLQKENSNQTQTERNPARKNISSRRNVNTRPEHALAKTTNPRMYLQTTAEIMPDNPLWKRIEINFVPRKPVDFLGHKSFELFEKNERMIRNWMKKSRSNNLTTRTNKNINITPRVVSGKNTTFHDGSVQINKYYLDLLYNKAELEQINHCYANKKIMDLCESCLNKLVEFQAKQYAVSKAAYDEYKKITESNSLSNEKKRSKIKKIINTRDEYSLIRERLQSVNAKRGLFKLNAVVVKYNRNYFVLLQKAFNDTNIQDYVQLDESNRPEYNLGIYCSKLMDDIVNEFLVQVTVICMNFAYQKRQVTLTKELLSQYQASFKMTNKDATYLEPCSRMEFYFEKNYMNLLPKDKNLEELIIDCLLRHCFGDNNTMHESLDELIFEHLKSPQPIFKFLMYMKFTTPYLKMITVLLLLFLFQLSVEVLKLKKEKKNKCLVTFEELIEACEIVGVFGSSYLHNLKKSYTQYFEAFVLQS, via the exons ATGGCACCGTGGAAGGACCaccaagaaaatataaatccGTTGCAGCAACGTTATTATTCTTCAGTAAAATCAGGTTCGATGCTTTCTTTCAATCGTTTCG cACGGCCGCGTCATACACTCCCCATTTCTAAACCTTCATGCACTTTTTCAAAGTCACAACTCAAGattattaaaaactttgaaaGAAATACATCATCATTAACTCCGACATCCAAATCAAAGTTTTCTCAACGCCGTGATGCGTTAGTCTGTAATAAACTCGCAAAGCCTCCAATAAGTAGTGGAATACCGCCAAATGTCCAGAATAATATCCAGTCACATCCCAATTCCGAAACGGCTGAAGTAGTAAATCAACAACAAGAGGTGCACAAACACACCTCGCCACCTAAAAGACAACGCCTTGAAAAAGTGAACGATGCAAACGATCCTCATACAAGCGAAGAAAGAATTGAAGAACTTTACAATGGCGTTC AGATGCAATACCACACCAACATCCAGGCAACTACTATGCCTATACCATTAAACTTGACTGTTCATACCGGTCCAGAGGTACCACCGAAACTTGCAAATACAC CTTCTGGATTAGGAAGAGAACAGCAAAACAATGGGACTTATTCTTttgcaatgaaactaactCAAAATAATACTGAAGACTTCTTCGAGTCTTTAAAGCTTGATAATATAagattaagaaaaaaacatctaaCATATTTAGAGTCTGAATACCGCAATAATGTAGACGGCATAACGTACTCTGAAGCTATGcaagaattgaaaaaagaagtaaataTACTCAAGCAAAGCATAGAACGTTCAGAACGAATCAGGTTAGATATTGCAGAGACAAAAGCGATCCTGAGATTAGGAAAATACatctgtaaaaaatgtaaaagagGATATGAAAAACCaggaaatattttcaatcataTATTAGCTTCTCATCCAGAAATCGTCGAAGAATATAAACTTGCTCAAATGAATCATACAGCGAGTACAGTAATAGATGATGGAG CATCTTCGTTGTCATCCCACTCGCATAGCATTCACAGCCATATTACTTTGATGGATAGCACCGTATCGCCACAACGAGTAGCCAACGCTG CTTTCAATTTACAGAAAGAAAACAGTAACCAAACACAAACCGAAAGAAATCCAGCAAGGAAAAACATTTCAAGTAGACGTAACGTAAATACACGACCTGAGCATGCACTGGCCAAGACTACAAATCCGCGAATGTACTTACAAACTACCGCTGAAATCATGCCGGACAATCCGTTATGGAAAAggattgaaataaattttgtaccGCGAAAACCGGTTGACTTTCTTGGACATAAGTCCTTCGAATTATttgagaaaaatgaaagaatgaTAAGAAATTGGATGAAAAAGAGCAGATCCAATAATCTTACCACTCGTAcgaacaaaaatataaatatcacTCCTCGAGTAGTTTCTGGTAAAAATACGACTTTTCATGATGGCAGTGtccaaataaataaatattacttAGATTTACTTTATAACAAAGCCGAGTTAGAGCAAATTAATCATTGTtacgcaaataaaaaaatcatggatCTTTGCGAGAGTTGCTTAAACAAATTAGTTGAGTTTCAGGCAAAGCAGTATGCAGTGAGCAAAGCTGCTTATGATGAGTATAAGAAAATAACAGAGAGTAATTCGTTGAGCAATGAGAAGAAGAgaagtaaaatcaaaaaaataattaacacGAGGGACGAGTATAGTCTCATAAGAGAACGCTTGCAGAGTGTAAACGCAAAAAGAGGCCTTTTTAAACTGAATGCAGTAGTGGTAAAGTACAACAGAAACTATTTCGTATTACTTCAAAAAGCTTTTAATGATACAAACATTCAAGACTATGTTCAATTAGATGAATCCAACCGACCTGAATACAATCTGGGTATTTATTGCTCTAAGTTAATGGATGACATTGTTAATGAATTTCTCGTGCAAGTTACTGTAATATGCATGAATTTCGCATATCAGAAGCGTCAAGTAACGTTGACTAAGGAGCTTCTAAGTCAATATCAAGCATCGTTCAAAATGACAAACAAAGATGCAACGTATCTTGAACCTTGTTCGCGTATGGAATTTTATTTCgagaaaaattatatgaaCTTATTACCCAAGGATAAGAATTTAGAAGAATTAATTATTGATTGTTTACTACGACACTGTTTCGGCGATAACAATACGATGCACGAAAGTTTAGACGAACTTATATTTGAGCACCTCAAGTCACCACAGCcgatatttaaatttctaatGTATATGAAGTTCACAACGCCTTATTTGAAAATGATCACGgttttattgttactgttTTTATTCCAGCTTTCGGTTGAAGtacttaaattgaaaaaagaaaaaaaaaataaatgtttggTGACTTTCGAAGAATTGATAGAGGCATGCGAGATAGTAGGGGTTTTCGGTTCCAGTTACCtacataatctaaaaaaatcatatacaCAATACTTTGAAGCTTTTGTACTGCAATCAtga
- the LOC103316253 gene encoding uncharacterized protein LOC103316253 isoform X3 yields MAPWKDHQENINPLQQRYYSSVKSGSMLSFNRFARPRHTLPISKPSCTFSKSQLKIIKNFERNTSSLTPTSKSKFSQRRDALVCNKLAKPPISSGIPPNVQNNIQSHPNSETAEVVNQQQEVHKHTSPPKRQRLEKVNDANDPHTSEERIEELYNGVQMQYHTNIQATTMPIPLNLTVHTGPEVPPKLANTPSGLGREQQNNGTYSFAMKLTQNNTEDFFESLKLDNIRLRKKHLTYLESEYRNNVDGITYSEAMQELKKEVNILKQSIERSERIRLDIAETKAILRLGKYICKKCKRGYEKPGNIFNHILASHPEIVEEYKLAQMNHTASTVIDDGASSLSSHSHSIHSHITLMDSTVSPQRVANAAFNLQKENSNQTQTERNPARKNISSRRNVNTRPEHALAKTTNPRMYLQTTAEIMPDNPLWKRIEINFVPRKPVDFLGHKSFELFEKNERMIRNWMKKSRSNNLTTRTNKNINITPRVVSGKNTTFHDGSVQINKYYLDLLYNKAELEQINHCYANKKIMDLCESCLNKLVEFQAKQYAVSKAAYDEYKKITESNSLSNEKKRSKIKKIINTRDEYSLIRERLQSVNAKRGLFKLNAVVMNPTDLNTIWVFIALS; encoded by the exons ATGGCACCGTGGAAGGACCaccaagaaaatataaatccGTTGCAGCAACGTTATTATTCTTCAGTAAAATCAGGTTCGATGCTTTCTTTCAATCGTTTCG cACGGCCGCGTCATACACTCCCCATTTCTAAACCTTCATGCACTTTTTCAAAGTCACAACTCAAGattattaaaaactttgaaaGAAATACATCATCATTAACTCCGACATCCAAATCAAAGTTTTCTCAACGCCGTGATGCGTTAGTCTGTAATAAACTCGCAAAGCCTCCAATAAGTAGTGGAATACCGCCAAATGTCCAGAATAATATCCAGTCACATCCCAATTCCGAAACGGCTGAAGTAGTAAATCAACAACAAGAGGTGCACAAACACACCTCGCCACCTAAAAGACAACGCCTTGAAAAAGTGAACGATGCAAACGATCCTCATACAAGCGAAGAAAGAATTGAAGAACTTTACAATGGCGTTC AGATGCAATACCACACCAACATCCAGGCAACTACTATGCCTATACCATTAAACTTGACTGTTCATACCGGTCCAGAGGTACCACCGAAACTTGCAAATACAC CTTCTGGATTAGGAAGAGAACAGCAAAACAATGGGACTTATTCTTttgcaatgaaactaactCAAAATAATACTGAAGACTTCTTCGAGTCTTTAAAGCTTGATAATATAagattaagaaaaaaacatctaaCATATTTAGAGTCTGAATACCGCAATAATGTAGACGGCATAACGTACTCTGAAGCTATGcaagaattgaaaaaagaagtaaataTACTCAAGCAAAGCATAGAACGTTCAGAACGAATCAGGTTAGATATTGCAGAGACAAAAGCGATCCTGAGATTAGGAAAATACatctgtaaaaaatgtaaaagagGATATGAAAAACCaggaaatattttcaatcataTATTAGCTTCTCATCCAGAAATCGTCGAAGAATATAAACTTGCTCAAATGAATCATACAGCGAGTACAGTAATAGATGATGGAG CATCTTCGTTGTCATCCCACTCGCATAGCATTCACAGCCATATTACTTTGATGGATAGCACCGTATCGCCACAACGAGTAGCCAACGCTG CTTTCAATTTACAGAAAGAAAACAGTAACCAAACACAAACCGAAAGAAATCCAGCAAGGAAAAACATTTCAAGTAGACGTAACGTAAATACACGACCTGAGCATGCACTGGCCAAGACTACAAATCCGCGAATGTACTTACAAACTACCGCTGAAATCATGCCGGACAATCCGTTATGGAAAAggattgaaataaattttgtaccGCGAAAACCGGTTGACTTTCTTGGACATAAGTCCTTCGAATTATttgagaaaaatgaaagaatgaTAAGAAATTGGATGAAAAAGAGCAGATCCAATAATCTTACCACTCGTAcgaacaaaaatataaatatcacTCCTCGAGTAGTTTCTGGTAAAAATACGACTTTTCATGATGGCAGTGtccaaataaataaatattacttAGATTTACTTTATAACAAAGCCGAGTTAGAGCAAATTAATCATTGTtacgcaaataaaaaaatcatggatCTTTGCGAGAGTTGCTTAAACAAATTAGTTGAGTTTCAGGCAAAGCAGTATGCAGTGAGCAAAGCTGCTTATGATGAGTATAAGAAAATAACAGAGAGTAATTCGTTGAGCAATGAGAAGAAGAgaagtaaaatcaaaaaaataattaacacGAGGGACGAGTATAGTCTCATAAGAGAACGCTTGCAGAGTGTAAACGCAAAAAGAGGCCTTTTTAAACTGAATGCAGTAGTG ATGAATCCAACCGACCTGAATACAATCTGGGTATTTATTGCTCTAAGTTAA